In Arachis hypogaea cultivar Tifrunner chromosome 17, arahy.Tifrunner.gnm2.J5K5, whole genome shotgun sequence, a single window of DNA contains:
- the LOC112762975 gene encoding protein MAIN-LIKE 1-like has product MRRQQGMRLDERIIPYLQMTGFYHLARLNETWFMLDEPLDVAYQLGLSIDEPYVSGCLTDFQTWFQETFGELPNGADEATVRRYARAYIMMLLGTQLFGDKSDTRIHIRWLPYVARLEDMGGYSWGSASLSWLYRCMCRMVNRHVVKLARLLWMLQPWIF; this is encoded by the exons ATGCGACGGCAGCAGGGTATGCGCCTGGACGAGAGGATcattccgtacttgcagatgacCGGTTTCTACCATCTTGCGAGGCTGAACGAGACTTGGTTTATGTTGGATGAGCCGCTG gacgtggcataccagttAGGGCTGTCGATCGATGAACCTTATGTTAGTGGTTGCCTGACAGATTTTCAAAC TTGGTTCCAGGAGACATTCGGAGAGCTTCCTAATGGTGCCGATGAGGCCACCGTTAGGAGGTATGCCCGAGCCTATATCATGATGCTGTTGGGGACTCAGCTATTTGGCGACAAGTCCGATACTCGCATTCACATTAGGTGGCTGCCATACGTAGCCAGGCTTGAGGATATGGGTGGGTACAGTTGGGGATCAGCTTCTCTCTCATGGTTATACCGGTGCATGTGTCGCATGGTGAACAGACACGTGGTGAAGTTAGCCAGACTGTTATGGATGCTTCAGCCATGGATCTTCTGA